The genomic DNA TATGTTGTCGGTCTCAGATACGGCCTTGAGGTGCTTAACCCTGTGGACGATTACGGTGTGTTTAAAAAGGACACTGAAATATTCGCAGGAGAGCACATAAACAAAGCCAACCCCAAGATAGTCGAACTCCTTGATGAAAGCGGCGTTCTTCTCTCCCACGGTAAAATAGAGCACTCCTACCCCCACTGCTGGCGCTGCAAAAACCCCGTAATATTCCGCGCCACCCCACAGTGGTTTATATCCATGGAAACCAATGACCTGCGCAAAAAGGCGCTGGACGAGATAAAGAGGGTTCAGTGGGTTCCCGCATGGGGACAGAACAGAATCAACGCTATGATAGAGCACAGGCCGGACTGGTGCATCAGCCGCCAGAGGACATGGGGCGTACCCATAGCCGTTTTCACCTGCCAGGACTGCGATGAGGTATATATACCGAAGGATGTTCAGGAAAAAGTTCTCGCCTCTTTCCGTGAGCACGGCGCAGACGCATGGTTCGACATGGAAGCGGAGGAGTTTATCGGCAAGGATGCCAAATGCCCGAAATGCGGCGGCGCAAGGCTGAAAAAAGAGACGGACATCCTTGATGTATGGTTCGATTCCGGCGTTTCTCACTCCGCCGTGTGCGAGGAGAGAAAAGAGCTCGGCTGGCCTGTGAACATGTACCTTGAAGGGAGCGACCAGCACAGGGGCTGGTTCCACAGCACACTCCTTGAGTCAGTCGGCACAAGGGGCAGAGCGCCGTATGACGAGATACTCACCCACGGATTTGTTGTGGACGGCAAAGGGCGCAAAATGTCCAAGTCCTCCGGCAATGTTGTGGCTCCTGATGAAATAATAAAGAAATACGGCGCAGAGGTTCTCCGCCTCTGGGTTTCTGCGGAAGACTACTCGGAAGACATAAGAATCTCCGATGACATAATAAGCCGCCTTGTGGAATCCTACAGGAAGATCCGCAACACGGCCAGATACCTCCTCGGCGTAATATCCGACTTCAACCCCGATACAGACATGGTTGAATACGATAAGCTGCTTGATCTGGACAAATATGCCCTGATCCGCTGGCAGGCTGTGAAGGAGCGCATCTACAACGCATATGACAGATACCAGTTCCACGTGTTTTACCACACGTTCCTGAACTTCTGCATAAACGACCTCAGTTCCTTCTATCTTGATATAATAAAGGACAGGGTTTACGCATACAGAAAGGATTCGCACCAGCGCAGATCAGCGCAGACAGCGCTTTTCACCATAACAAGAGAGATGAGCATAGTAATGGCTCCCATTCTCTCCTTCACTGCGGACGAGATATGGGAGTTCATCCCCGGCTGGAGCGGCAAAAGCGAACTTGTTTTCGAGGAACTTTTCCCCAAGGTTCTCCCTCTGAAAGATGAAAAACTTGAAGCGAAATGGAACAGAATCATAGAGATAAGAAGAGAAGTCAACAAAGCCCTTGAACTTGCCAGAACAGAAAAAGTTATAGGGCATTCTCTCGGTGCGAAGGTTATCGTCGGACTCTCAGAAGCCGACAGAGAAATCATGTCAGCAGATGAGGGGATAGAGAAAATCTTCATAGTCTCAGAACTTGAGCTTACGGACATAAACACCCTTGAAGGTGCTTACACGTCTGAGGACAAAACTGTGAAGGTAATAGCAAGCGCATCCGCAAATCAGAAGTGCGAGAGATGCTGGTGTCAGGTTCCCACAGTGGGGGCTGACCCCGCTCACCCGACAATCTGCTCAAGATGCGCCGAGGCGATAAGCTGATATGAAAAAAGTCCTTATCCCTCTTTTCGCCGTCCTGCTCATTGTTGATCAGGCTACGAAGATCATAGTCAAAAACACGTTCATGCTCCATGAAACCCGTGAGGTCATACCCGGATTCTTCAACCTGACCTACATACTGAATCCGGGCGCAGCTTTCGGTTTTCTGGCTAAAATGAACGAAAGCTACCGTCAGCTTTTCTTTGTTCTGGTTACTCTTATAGCGATAGCCGCTGTGGGTTATCTGCTTTACAAAGAACACGAGATGAAGCTGAGGGCGTTCTCTTACACGCTTATTATTGCCGGAGCGGTCGGCAATTTTATAGATAGGGTTTACATCGGAAAAGTGGTGGATTTTCTGGATTTTTATGTATCAGATTACCACTGGCCTGCCTTCAACGTGGCGGACAGTGCTATATCCGTAGGGGTCTGCTTGCTTATGCTTGACCTTTTTCTTCATAAAAGGAGTGAGAAGAAATGATAGTAAAACCTGAAAGAGCGCTGATCAGCGTTTCCAAGAAAGAAGGCGTAGCCGAATTCGCAAAAGAGCTTGCCGCAAGAGGGGTTGAAATAATCTCCACAGGCGGGACAGCCAAACTTCTGAAAGAAAGCGGAATCAGAATCACAGAAATAGGTGAGTTCACCGGATTTCCCGAAATGCTGGACGGCAGGGTAAAAACCCTTCACCCCAGAGTGCACGGCGGCATCCTTAACGTCCGTGACGATGCGGAACACCAGAAAACCATGAAGGAGCACGGCCTCAAAAACATTGATATTGTTGCCGTCAACCTTTACCCCTTTGAGGAAACTGTCTGTAAAGCTGGCGTAAGTCTTGACGAAATAATCGAAAACATAGACATAGGCGGCCCGTCCATGGTGAGAAGCGCCGCTAAAAACCACAAGTTCGTAACTATCATAGTGGACGGAGCGGATTACAAACGCGTTATAACCGAAATGGACGCACAGGGCGGAACCACCCTTGAAACCAGACGCGATCTGGCAAGAAAGGCATACGGACACACTGCGCTGTATGACAGCATCATCGCAGGCTTCTTCAACAACCTTCTGGGTGTTAAGTTCCCCGATGAATACACCCTCCCCGCGCGCAAGAAACAGGGTATGCGCTACGGCGAAAACCCTCATCAGGACTCAGCTTTTTACGTTCAGCCCCTTATTAAGGAGCCGGGCGTTTCCACCGGGGTTCAGCTCCACGGAAAAGAGCTTTCCTTCAATAACATAGTAGACATCAACGCCGCTGCTGAGATCATAAAGGACTTCTGCGGAGAACCGGCGATCACAATCATAAAACACACCAACCCCTGCGGCACAGCCACAGGCTCAACCCTCCTTGAGGCTTACGAGCGCGCCCTTGAGTGCGACCCCGTGAGCGCATTCGGCGGCATAGTCGGCGCTAACAGGGAGGTGGACAAGGCCACTGCGGAAAAACTCGCCGAGCTTTTCCTTGAGGTCATAGTCGCACCCTCATTCAGCAAAGAGGCAAAAGAGATCCTTGAACAGAAAAAGAACCTCCGTCTCATAGAGATAGGTGATCTCTCCGGAGCGAGGGACAATGAGCTTGACGTTAAAAAGGTCACAGGCGGCGTTCTGCTTCAGGACAGAGACCTTCACTCCTTTGACGACATAGCCGCCCTCCCTTCACCCTCCAAACGCAAACCCACCGAAGGCGAGCTTAAGGCCATGGCTTTTGCATGGAAAGTTGCGAAACATGTTAAATCAAACGCGATAATATACGCCAACGAATATCAGTCCATAGGTGTGGGCGCAGGGCAGATGAGCCGTGTTGACTCCGCCAGAATAGCCGCTTTCAAGGCGAAAAAACCCCTTCAGGGATGCGTAATGGCAAGCGATGCGTTCTTCCCCTTCCGCGACAGCGTGGATCAGGCGGCTGAACAGGGCATAACTGCCATAATCTCCCCCGGCGGCTCAATCAGGGATGAGGAAGTCATTCAGGCTGCGGATGAGCACGGCATAGCCATGATCTTCACCGGCATCCGTCACTTTAAACATTAAAATTGGCGGCAAGCAGAAAAACAAACTTAAGTTCACCTACAAAATCCCCCTCTATCCCCCTTTAAAAAAGGGGGAAGCTGATAAGAACACCCCTCTTTCATAAAGAGGGGCAGGGGGAGATTTTAATGAATAAATCACACATTGCCTGACCACGAATGCGTGAGCAGCAGGACAGGATGTACCTGTCTGCGAACTATCATCAAAATAGCATTACAATTCCATGGATGGAATTGCGCCGTGCGAAGTGAAGCCGTGTTACCACGGCGCGAATGTGTGAGCAGCAGGACAGGATGTACCTGTCTGCGAACTATCATCAAATAAGGATTAGCAATGAAAATACTTGTTGTAGGCAGCGGGGGCAGGGAACACGCCCTCGCATGGAAACTGGCTCAGAATCCCAAGGTTGAGGAAATCTTCGTTGCTCCCGGCAACGGCGGAACCGCTCTGGAAAACAAAGTAACCAACATCCGCATAAAAGCCACCGACCTTAAGGAGCTTGCGGATTTTGCAAAAACAAACGGCGTGGCGCTCACCGTTGTCGGCCCGGAAGATCCCCTCGCCGCAGGCATAGTGGACTACTTTCAGGAACGCGGGCTGCGCGTCTTCGGTCCTTGCAGAGCGGCAGCGCAGATTGAGGCAAGCAAAGCCTTCGCAAAGGAGATGATGGTTGCTGCGGGAATACCCACGGCATTTTACAGGGAGTTCACCGATTTTGAAGCGGCGAACGCCTATGTACATGAAAAAGGCGCACCCATCGTTATCAAAGCGGACGGACTGGCGGCAGGCAAAGGTGTTACCGTTGCCTTCACTGTGAAGGAAGCGGAAGCCGCACTGAAAGAGATCTTCATAGACAATATCTTCGGCGAGGCCGGAAACAGAGTGGTGGTTGAGGAATTCCTCAACGGAGAGGAAGCCTCTTACCTTGCCTTTTCCGACGGGGAAACCGTTCTGCCGATGGTTTCGAGTCAGGATCATAAGGCTGTTTACGACGATGACAAAGGCCCCAATACAGGCGGAATGGGCGCCTACTCCCCCGCACCCGTGGTTACGGATGAAATATTCGATTTCGCAACGCAGAAAATAGCCTATCCCCTGATAAACGA from Geovibrio ferrireducens includes the following:
- the ileS gene encoding isoleucine--tRNA ligase; its protein translation is MDYKSTLNLPETGFPMKANLSVREPERIKKWDEENAYSKIMKKRENCEKYILHDGPPYANGHIHIGHALNKILKDFVVKVKSFEGRQAPYIPGWDCHGLPIEHQVDKKLGSKKHELSKSQIRKLCREYATEFINIQREEFKRLGGFGDWDNPYITMDHVYEAKTLEELYRFFNNGGVYKGSKPVYWCTSCVTALAEAEVEYDNHTSHSIYVKFPVRDADKAKLGLAASDKVSSVIWTTTPWTLPANLAVCVHPDFVYALVKVTEADNKNLGGEYIVVAEELLEKLLGEFKITAYEKTATFKGADLEGIKNKHPFYDRDSAIILGDHVTLEAGTGLVHTAPGHGQEDYVVGLRYGLEVLNPVDDYGVFKKDTEIFAGEHINKANPKIVELLDESGVLLSHGKIEHSYPHCWRCKNPVIFRATPQWFISMETNDLRKKALDEIKRVQWVPAWGQNRINAMIEHRPDWCISRQRTWGVPIAVFTCQDCDEVYIPKDVQEKVLASFREHGADAWFDMEAEEFIGKDAKCPKCGGARLKKETDILDVWFDSGVSHSAVCEERKELGWPVNMYLEGSDQHRGWFHSTLLESVGTRGRAPYDEILTHGFVVDGKGRKMSKSSGNVVAPDEIIKKYGAEVLRLWVSAEDYSEDIRISDDIISRLVESYRKIRNTARYLLGVISDFNPDTDMVEYDKLLDLDKYALIRWQAVKERIYNAYDRYQFHVFYHTFLNFCINDLSSFYLDIIKDRVYAYRKDSHQRRSAQTALFTITREMSIVMAPILSFTADEIWEFIPGWSGKSELVFEELFPKVLPLKDEKLEAKWNRIIEIRREVNKALELARTEKVIGHSLGAKVIVGLSEADREIMSADEGIEKIFIVSELELTDINTLEGAYTSEDKTVKVIASASANQKCERCWCQVPTVGADPAHPTICSRCAEAIS
- the lspA gene encoding signal peptidase II; its protein translation is MKKVLIPLFAVLLIVDQATKIIVKNTFMLHETREVIPGFFNLTYILNPGAAFGFLAKMNESYRQLFFVLVTLIAIAAVGYLLYKEHEMKLRAFSYTLIIAGAVGNFIDRVYIGKVVDFLDFYVSDYHWPAFNVADSAISVGVCLLMLDLFLHKRSEKK
- the purH gene encoding bifunctional phosphoribosylaminoimidazolecarboxamide formyltransferase/IMP cyclohydrolase — translated: MIVKPERALISVSKKEGVAEFAKELAARGVEIISTGGTAKLLKESGIRITEIGEFTGFPEMLDGRVKTLHPRVHGGILNVRDDAEHQKTMKEHGLKNIDIVAVNLYPFEETVCKAGVSLDEIIENIDIGGPSMVRSAAKNHKFVTIIVDGADYKRVITEMDAQGGTTLETRRDLARKAYGHTALYDSIIAGFFNNLLGVKFPDEYTLPARKKQGMRYGENPHQDSAFYVQPLIKEPGVSTGVQLHGKELSFNNIVDINAAAEIIKDFCGEPAITIIKHTNPCGTATGSTLLEAYERALECDPVSAFGGIVGANREVDKATAEKLAELFLEVIVAPSFSKEAKEILEQKKNLRLIEIGDLSGARDNELDVKKVTGGVLLQDRDLHSFDDIAALPSPSKRKPTEGELKAMAFAWKVAKHVKSNAIIYANEYQSIGVGAGQMSRVDSARIAAFKAKKPLQGCVMASDAFFPFRDSVDQAAEQGITAIISPGGSIRDEEVIQAADEHGIAMIFTGIRHFKH
- the purD gene encoding phosphoribosylamine--glycine ligase, with amino-acid sequence MKILVVGSGGREHALAWKLAQNPKVEEIFVAPGNGGTALENKVTNIRIKATDLKELADFAKTNGVALTVVGPEDPLAAGIVDYFQERGLRVFGPCRAAAQIEASKAFAKEMMVAAGIPTAFYREFTDFEAANAYVHEKGAPIVIKADGLAAGKGVTVAFTVKEAEAALKEIFIDNIFGEAGNRVVVEEFLNGEEASYLAFSDGETVLPMVSSQDHKAVYDDDKGPNTGGMGAYSPAPVVTDEIFDFATQKIAYPLINEFKKRGIKYVGIIYAGLMITADGVKVLEFNARFGDPETQPVLTRLNSDLLEIFEACIDGRLKEISADWSTEPAVCVVMASGGYPKDYEKGYEINGIADADKIKGVKVFHAGTATVDKTTVNTGGRVLGVTARGKDLEETIERAYEAVKKIYWTNAHFRKDIGAKALRRLKK